Within Deltaproteobacteria bacterium, the genomic segment GGCGCTCGACTGGTCGGCGATCGGACAGCTCGCGGCGAAGGACGCCGGCCTCGGGGACTCGCCGAGCGGATCCCAGCGCAAGCAGGAGTACTGAAGGTCGACTCTTTGGAGGAATGTCCCATGACGCGCGCTCTTGATCGCCCTCTCGGCTCGGCCGCGTTCGGCCTGCTCCTCCTCTCCGCGGCAATTCCGGGGACGGCTTTCGCGGAAATGGCGGACAAAACCGCAGTCTCGCGCACTGCGGAGGTCGACGGCGTAACATTCCGTTATCTGACGGCCGGCCGCGGTGCACCGCTGATCCTATTCCACGGCTACGCAGAGAGCTCGCGCATGTGGAGGCTCGCAAACGAAGTTGCCGATGCCGCTCCTGGTGATCGGCGGCGAGAGGGCCCTCGGCGACGTACTGGGTGAGCAGGCGAAGCTCGTCGCCTCGGATGTGACCGTCGCCGTGCTGAAGGACACTGGACACTGGCTGCTTGAGGAACGGCCCAAGGAGACGACCGCCGCACTGGAGAAGTTTCTCTGACCCATGAGGATCGCGCGATGTCGATGCAGTCAGGTTCATAGCCCCATTTAGCCGCCAGAGTTTACGTAACCGGCCCCTGAATGAGCCGATCGCCGCGTACGGCCGATCGTGATGAACACGCGTGACAAGCACGACGCGCCGACGCCCAGCGTGGGCGCGGCACACCAGACGGCGCCTGCCGACCGGCCGGCATTCGTGCCGACAGATCGGCACACAGACCCTCGGCCGTCCGGCCAGCGGCCCTCCCTCATCCAGGAGTAGTTTCACGGGCGCGCGGTTTCCGGGTCGGCGAGCTCTCGAGCTCGCAGCGGCACGGCGGTTGCGATCGGAGACGACGAGGCAATGCCGCGAATCATGCGAACGGAAGGGCCGATAGGTTGAGCGATGTGGATCGTCCGCCTCGCACTCCGCCGCCCGTACACGTTCATCGTGATGGCGATGCTGATCGCCATAGGGGGCGTTCTCACCATCGCCCGGACGCCCGTCGACATCTTCCCCGAGATCAACATCCCGGTCATCTCGGTCATCTGGCAGTTCAGCGGCCTCTCGCCGAACGAAGTCGAGGGCCGCATGGTCACCATCTCCGAGCGGGCGATGACGACGACCGTCAACAGCATCGAGCACATCGAATCGCAGTCGATCGCCGGCGTGGGGCTGATCCGCGTCTTCTTCCACCCCGACGCCAGCATCGGGGCGGCGGACGCTGAGGTGACGGCGATCAACCAGACCCTCCTCCGCACCATGCCGCCGGGGACGACGCCCCCGCTGATCATCCGCTACTCGGCGTCGAACGTCCCGATCCTCCAGCTGGCTCTCCAGTCGCCGACGCTCTCCGAGCAGCAACTCTACGACTACGGCCTCAACTTCATCCGCACCCAGCTCGCGACCGTGCAGGGCGCGCAGGTGCCGCTGCCGTGGGGCGGCAAGGTGCGCTCGGTCATGGTCGACCTCAACCCCGAGGCACTCTACGCGAAGGGATTGTCGGCGTTCGACGTCTCCGCCGCTCTGGGCAGCCAGAACGTCATCCTCCCGGCCGGCACCGCCAAGATCGGACCGATCGAGTACAACGTCCGCACCAACTCCTCGCCCGACATCCTCGAGACGCTGAACGACCTCCCCGTGAGGCAGGTCGGCGGCGCCACGGTCTACATGCGGGACGTCGCCCAGGTCCGCGACGGGTTCCAGGTGCAGACCAACCAGGTGCACGTCGACGGGCGGCGCTCGGCGCTGCTGACCGTCCTCAAGACGCCGAGCGCCTCGACGCTCGACATCGTGCAACGCGTGAAGGACGCCCTGCCGCGGATCCAGGCGACGCTGCCGCCTGAGCTCGCCATCAAGCCGCTCTTCGATCAGTCGGTATTCGTGCGCGCCTCGATCCAGGGTGTCCTCCGCGAGGCCGCGATCGCTGCCACCCTCACCGGGCTCATGATCCTCCTCTTCCTCGGCTCGTGGCGCTCGACGCTCGTGATCATGGTCTCGATCCCGCTCGCGATCCTGGTGTCGATCATCACGCTGTCGCTCTTCGGCGAGACGCTCAACGTGATGACGCTCGGCGGCCTTGCGCTCGCGGTCGGCATCCTCGTCGACGACGCGACCGTCGAGATCGAGAACACGAACCGCAACCTCGCCATGGGGAAGCCGGTGATCCGCGCGATCCTCGACGGGGCACAGCAGATCGCCACCCCGGCGTTCGTCGCGACGCTCTGCATCTGCATCGTGTTCGTCCCGGTCGTGTTCATCACCGGGGTTGGCAAGTACCTCTTCACCCCGCTCGCCGAAGCGGTCGTGTTCGCCATGCTGGCGAGCTATTTCCTCTCCCGCACCGTCGTGCCGACGATGGTGCGCTACCTGCTGCCGGCCGAAGCGCACCTGCACGCCCCGGGCGCCGAGCACACCGTCACCGATGCGGGACGCATCTGGGCCGTACATCGGGCATTCAACCGCCGCTTCGAGCGCTTGCGGGATGGGTATGGCAAGCTTCTCGCGTGGGCGCTCGGTCACCGGCGCATCGTGGCCGGGTTGTTCGCGGGCTTCGTTACGTTCTCCCTCGGCCTCTTCTGGCTGATCGGGATGGACTTCTTCCCGACGGTCGATGCCGGGCAGCTTCGCCTGC encodes:
- a CDS encoding alpha/beta hydrolase, producing MPLLVIGGERALGDVLGEQAKLVASDVTVAVLKDTGHWLLEERPKETTAALEKFL
- a CDS encoding efflux RND transporter permease subunit; this encodes MWIVRLALRRPYTFIVMAMLIAIGGVLTIARTPVDIFPEINIPVISVIWQFSGLSPNEVEGRMVTISERAMTTTVNSIEHIESQSIAGVGLIRVFFHPDASIGAADAEVTAINQTLLRTMPPGTTPPLIIRYSASNVPILQLALQSPTLSEQQLYDYGLNFIRTQLATVQGAQVPLPWGGKVRSVMVDLNPEALYAKGLSAFDVSAALGSQNVILPAGTAKIGPIEYNVRTNSSPDILETLNDLPVRQVGGATVYMRDVAQVRDGFQVQTNQVHVDGRRSALLTVLKTPSASTLDIVQRVKDALPRIQATLPPELAIKPLFDQSVFVRASIQGVLREAAIAATLTGLMILLFLGSWRSTLVIMVSIPLAILVSIITLSLFGETLNVMTLGGLALAVGILVDDATVEIENTNRNLAMGKPVIRAILDGAQQIATPAFVATLCICIVFVPVVFITGVGKYLFTPLAEAVVFAMLASYFLSRTVVPTMVRYLLPAEAHLHAPGAEHTVTDAGRIWAVHRAFNRRFERLRDGYGKLLAWALGHRRIVAGLFAGFVTFSLGLFWLIGMDFFPTVDAGQLRLHVRCPAGTRLEETERRLADIEDVIRQTIPAGEIDTVIDNLGLPQGGVNFAFSDASLVTSADGEILIALKPVHASTTAYAEKLRTILGKRFPDLTVFFQPADIVSQILNFGLAAPIDVQVVGRDPRNVGIAEDLVRRIAAIPGAADVRLQQVPRYPEFDVDVDRWMARQIGFTESNVAQSMLVSLSGTAQANPNYWLNVQTGVNYPVIVQTPQYRIDSVDALATTPIAVPGQPRPQLLTNLASIRRNVAPGVISHYNVQPVLDVLAACDRADLWSVSSAVERIVDEVRPTLPRGTFITIRGQAETMRSSFTALAGGMVLAVVLVYLLMAVNFQSWLDPLIILMALPGAMAGVLWMLLVTQTNISIPALMGAIMCVGVATSNSILVVQFANEQREEEELDAHDAALAAGTTRLRPVIMTALAMILGMLPMSLGLGEGGEQNAPLGRVVIGGLTLATFATLLFVPVVYSVLRRKQAVTEIPPELRA